CTTACTCGCACTCCGCCCAGGGGATATAAAGATATGTCTCCAAGCGATCCTTCATCGATGTATTGACAACGGCTAACTCATGACGAGTCCACTCCGACACAACATCGTTGCGCTGTCAGTTCTGCAAGCAGCCAACATGCTGCTGCCGCTTGCAACATTTCCCTACCTGTTGCGTGTTCTGCGCCCGGAACACTTTGGTGCGTACGTGTTCGCGCAAGCCTTAGTCGGTTATCTCGTGCTGCTGACGGACTACGGTTTTAACTGGTCAGCGACTGCTCACGTCGCACGGGTCCAAAAAGATCGGCACGCGGTATCGAAGATCTTTTGGGCGACGCAAGGCGCAAAGGCGCTTATCGCTGTGGTCTGCCTCGCCATCCTGCTTGTAGCGGCTTTCTTCGTAGCAAGATTGCGCGAACTGCTGCCGGTTCTGCTGGCTACCTATCCGGTCGTTATCGGAACGGTCCTGTTTCCACAGTGGCTTTTCCAGGGCCTGGAGCAGATGACGTTTACTACGGTCTCCACGTTGAGCGCGCGGGTGCTACTGCTTCCGCTAACGTTCTTCCTGGTGCACTCGCCGGCCGACACGTGGATCGCGTCGCTCATCAGTTCGATGAGCGTGATTGCTGCCGGAGTCGTCGCATCGATCCTGATCGCAAAAAACCGACTGATCATCCCCTTGATGCCGAGCATGGCGGACGTCATCGAAGCGCTTCGTGAAGGCTGGCACATGTTCATTTCCACGGCAGCGATCAGTCTGTACACAACCACTAATAGCGTGTTGCTTGGATTTATTGCGGGAGACGTCGCTGTTGGCTACTTTGGCGTAGCCGACAAGATTCGGAACGTCGCCCAGGCGCCGCTCGTACCGTTCGCCAACGCAATTTACCCGCGCGTGACGGCGCTCTTTTCCGAAGACTCCGAAAAGGCGTTTGGGCTGGTGCGCAAGATGCTCTACTTGGGGGGCTCGGCCATGTTGCTGGCTTCGGTCGCGCTCTGGGCTGGCGCCGATTTGATCATTCGCATCGCCGTGGGACCTGGGTACGAACCAGCGGTCATCGTTCTTAAGTGGATGTCCCTCCTGCCGTTGCTCATCTGTCTGAACAATGTACTCGGCGTTCAGGTGATGCTGCCGCTCGGCATGAAGAAGAGAGTCAGCGAGATACTGGTCGTCTGCGGCTTGATCAACCTTGCCCTGCTCGTGCCTCTTGCATCGGCTTATGGCGCTCAGGGCGCGGCAATGTCAGTGCTTGCCACCGAATTTCTGGTTACGGCCTTGATGGCTCTCCACCTGATCAAATGCAAGATTCCAGCTTTTTATACGAGGATGCGCAGAGATGAATTATGACTTCCTTATCGTAGGCGCCGGCTTTGCAGGCGCGGTCTGTGCCGAACGTCTGGCGGCAAGCGGCAAGCGTGTGCTAGTCGTAGACAAGCGCAATCATATTGGCGGCAATGCATATGACCGTGAAGATGAGAACGGTGTGCTGATCCATCCGTATGGTCCGCACATCTTTCATACGAACAGTAAGCGGATATTCGAGTACCTGTCGGGTTTTACCGATTGGCGCTTCTACGAGCATCGCGTAAAGGCTTATGTAGACGGGGATCTGTATCCGATACCGATCAATCGCACGACGATCAACAAGCTATATGGCCTCGATCTGAGCGAGCAGGACACGATAGCGTTCCTTGAGTCGGTACGTGAAGCGCGAGAGGTCAATACGACCAGCGAGGACGTGGTGCTGAGCAGCGTTGGCCCGGATCTGTGCGACAAGTTTTTCCGTGGCTATACGCGCAAGCAATGGGGACTCGATCTGTCTGAATTGTCTGCGGGTGTCGCTGCGCGAATACCAACGCGTTCGAACGACGACGACCGGTACTTCACCGATACTTTTCAATTTATGCCGGCGCACGGCTACACCGCGATGTTCGAAAAGATGCTTGACAGTCCAAATATCGACGTGCGTCTGTCGACCGACTATGACGTGGTGAAAGCGAATATCGAATGTGGACACGTTGTGTACACTGGACCGATCGACGCATATTTCGGGTATCGGTTCGGCAAGCTTCCGTACCGCAGCCTCCACTTTCAACACCAGCATCTGAGCGACGTGGAGCGTTTTCAGACGACGGGTACCATCAACTATCCGAACGATCACGAATATACGAGGATTACGGAGTTCAAGCACCTCACCGGGCAACAGCATCGGGGGACTTCGATTGTAAAGGAGTATCCGAGAGCCGAAGGCGAGCCTTACTACCCGATTCCACGCAAGGAAAACGAGGCATTGTTCATGCGCTACAGCGCGCTCGCGGAGACAGT
The nucleotide sequence above comes from Paraburkholderia youngii. Encoded proteins:
- a CDS encoding flippase — protein: MTSPLRHNIVALSVLQAANMLLPLATFPYLLRVLRPEHFGAYVFAQALVGYLVLLTDYGFNWSATAHVARVQKDRHAVSKIFWATQGAKALIAVVCLAILLVAAFFVARLRELLPVLLATYPVVIGTVLFPQWLFQGLEQMTFTTVSTLSARVLLLPLTFFLVHSPADTWIASLISSMSVIAAGVVASILIAKNRLIIPLMPSMADVIEALREGWHMFISTAAISLYTTTNSVLLGFIAGDVAVGYFGVADKIRNVAQAPLVPFANAIYPRVTALFSEDSEKAFGLVRKMLYLGGSAMLLASVALWAGADLIIRIAVGPGYEPAVIVLKWMSLLPLLICLNNVLGVQVMLPLGMKKRVSEILVVCGLINLALLVPLASAYGAQGAAMSVLATEFLVTALMALHLIKCKIPAFYTRMRRDEL
- the glf gene encoding UDP-galactopyranose mutase produces the protein MNYDFLIVGAGFAGAVCAERLAASGKRVLVVDKRNHIGGNAYDREDENGVLIHPYGPHIFHTNSKRIFEYLSGFTDWRFYEHRVKAYVDGDLYPIPINRTTINKLYGLDLSEQDTIAFLESVREAREVNTTSEDVVLSSVGPDLCDKFFRGYTRKQWGLDLSELSAGVAARIPTRSNDDDRYFTDTFQFMPAHGYTAMFEKMLDSPNIDVRLSTDYDVVKANIECGHVVYTGPIDAYFGYRFGKLPYRSLHFQHQHLSDVERFQTTGTINYPNDHEYTRITEFKHLTGQQHRGTSIVKEYPRAEGEPYYPIPRKENEALFMRYSALAETVTDVTFVGRLAQYRYYNMDQVVGAALKAVEGLI